From one Paenibacillus terrae HPL-003 genomic stretch:
- a CDS encoding DUF3995 domain-containing protein produces MLELLTWAVGGILLVLSGMHVYWVFGGKIGIKAAIPSTGTNRLFEPSKIGTAIVAILLALAAWFVLELGGVTQFLLFNSFYSYGAGLLSCLFILRSIGDFKWVGFFKRRKGTVFAKWDSVLYSPLCFLLGSSILIIMFLRTE; encoded by the coding sequence ATGTTGGAGTTACTTACATGGGCAGTTGGCGGAATTCTTTTGGTATTGAGCGGCATGCATGTATATTGGGTATTCGGTGGAAAAATAGGCATTAAGGCAGCGATTCCAAGCACAGGAACGAATAGGCTCTTTGAGCCCTCCAAAATAGGTACAGCGATTGTAGCCATTTTACTGGCTTTAGCCGCTTGGTTCGTCTTGGAACTAGGGGGAGTTACACAATTCCTGCTTTTCAACTCCTTCTACTCCTACGGAGCAGGCTTGTTGTCGTGTTTATTTATTTTACGTTCTATAGGAGATTTCAAGTGGGTGGGGTTCTTCAAGAGAAGGAAAGGAACCGTTTTTGCAAAATGGGACAGTGTGCTCTATTCCCCCCTTTGTTTCCTTTTGGGATCATCTATTTTAATCATTATGTTCTTGCGTACGGAGTAA
- a CDS encoding Gfo/Idh/MocA family protein, producing the protein MSTSISPTKLIRMGVIGLGLIAEYHIRSLQTISGVSIVAVSDVNPNRLQLLGKQLQLSASKQYPHYEALIRDPEVDAILSLTPNDVHFDIIRIALEEHKAVLAEKPLTLSWEEADQLKRLYTANPVPFLVHYKHRYGAAFQYAKQLLDEHKLGNIYNIQFRYLMDAFSPYRQHPYTWRHNLAKAGSGVVGDTASHIIDLARFLVGEFKSVAALLHTITPERPDPVTGLPVKVDVEDFAAFHGIVGDNTVGTFITHKNAIGKRHDIEVDIYGELGALHASLNNRENVRIVLRDLEHPDAEYENWAVPAIYDHTAYGDFVKLTRGESVDRAPMFEDGYKNQWVLEKILQSWKENGRLVEV; encoded by the coding sequence ATGAGTACCTCCATCTCCCCAACCAAACTAATTCGTATGGGTGTCATCGGCCTTGGCCTTATCGCTGAATATCACATTAGATCACTGCAAACCATCTCGGGGGTTTCTATTGTGGCCGTTAGTGATGTGAACCCCAATCGCCTTCAATTGCTGGGCAAGCAATTGCAACTTTCTGCTTCCAAGCAATATCCTCATTATGAAGCCTTAATCCGTGACCCGGAGGTGGATGCGATTCTGTCGCTGACACCCAACGATGTGCATTTTGACATTATTCGTATTGCACTGGAAGAGCACAAAGCCGTACTGGCGGAAAAACCGTTGACACTCTCTTGGGAAGAAGCGGATCAGTTGAAAAGGCTGTATACAGCGAACCCGGTGCCTTTTCTGGTTCATTACAAGCATCGTTACGGCGCTGCTTTCCAATATGCCAAGCAATTGCTGGATGAGCATAAGCTGGGCAACATTTATAACATTCAATTTCGGTATCTGATGGATGCATTCTCACCCTATCGTCAACATCCGTATACATGGCGCCATAATTTAGCGAAGGCAGGCTCAGGGGTCGTGGGCGATACAGCCTCGCATATTATTGACCTGGCCCGTTTTCTGGTGGGTGAATTTAAAAGCGTCGCGGCGCTGCTACATACGATTACACCCGAGCGGCCTGATCCGGTCACAGGTCTGCCTGTAAAGGTGGATGTGGAAGACTTCGCTGCTTTCCATGGCATCGTCGGCGATAATACCGTCGGCACGTTCATCACCCACAAAAATGCCATTGGCAAACGGCACGATATCGAAGTTGATATCTATGGCGAACTTGGTGCGCTGCACGCCAGTCTCAACAACCGGGAAAATGTCCGCATTGTGCTGCGAGATCTGGAGCACCCGGATGCCGAATACGAGAATTGGGCTGTCCCTGCTATCTATGATCATACGGCCTATGGAGACTTTGTTAAGCTGACAAGGGGAGAGTCCGTGGATCGTGCCCCAATGTTCGAGGACGGATATAAAAACCAGTGGGTCCTGGAAAAAATACTGCAATCCTGGAAAGAGAACGGACGCTTAGTGGAAGTGTAG
- the fabG gene encoding 3-oxoacyl-ACP reductase FabG, protein MLEKNFANKSVIVTGSSKGIGKGIAKVFAEKGAKVAVVARNLEEAEKCAEEIRMLGGKVLAVRGDVTDRTSMDKMAHYVAEEFDGIDVLCANSGIGPMATIEEMTAEEWDQVMNTNVRGALFSIQACLPFLKKAEYGRVVLTSSITGPVTGFAGWSHYGASKAAQLGFIRSAALELASSGITINAIMPGNTMTEQLKTQTKYIETMLPAIPLKRFGTPEEMGHAAAFLASKEAGFITGQTIIIDGGQSLPESTF, encoded by the coding sequence TTGTTGGAAAAAAACTTTGCAAACAAATCTGTTATTGTAACCGGATCTAGCAAGGGGATTGGGAAAGGAATTGCCAAAGTGTTTGCCGAAAAGGGCGCAAAAGTAGCTGTTGTTGCACGTAATTTGGAAGAGGCCGAGAAATGCGCTGAAGAGATCAGAATGTTAGGAGGAAAGGTGTTAGCAGTCAGAGGTGATGTGACAGATCGTACTTCTATGGATAAGATGGCTCATTATGTAGCAGAAGAGTTTGATGGAATTGATGTGTTATGTGCAAACTCGGGAATCGGTCCAATGGCTACAATTGAAGAAATGACTGCCGAAGAATGGGATCAAGTGATGAATACAAACGTGCGTGGAGCTCTATTTTCTATACAAGCTTGTCTGCCGTTCTTAAAAAAGGCAGAATATGGAAGAGTGGTACTGACATCTTCAATTACAGGGCCGGTGACAGGATTCGCAGGATGGTCGCACTATGGTGCCAGCAAAGCAGCACAACTTGGTTTTATTCGCAGTGCAGCACTTGAGTTAGCTTCGTCTGGGATTACGATTAATGCAATAATGCCTGGCAATACGATGACTGAGCAGCTAAAGACGCAAACTAAATATATCGAAACTATGCTTCCGGCGATCCCGCTCAAACGCTTTGGGACTCCTGAAGAGATGGGACATGCAGCCGCATTTTTAGCTTCCAAAGAGGCGGGCTTCATTACGGGACAAACAATTATTATCGACGGAGGACAGAGTTTACCTGAATCTACCTTCTGA
- a CDS encoding NAD(+) diphosphatase — protein MKYCYECGTKLMVKECEDEGPIPYCNTCQVFRFPIFSTAISTAVINRQRNKVLLIQQYNIKDFILLAGYVNKGESAEQTLVREVMEEVGLQVDEYTYMRSEYFERTNTLMLNFVSIVNDDKLDALSAEVDQARWFTLEEAKQVILKNSLAESFLLTIIQKIEAGFI, from the coding sequence ATGAAATACTGCTATGAATGTGGAACAAAACTAATGGTGAAGGAGTGTGAAGACGAAGGCCCTATTCCCTATTGCAATACATGCCAGGTCTTTCGGTTCCCGATATTCAGCACTGCAATTAGCACCGCTGTAATCAATCGGCAGAGAAATAAAGTGTTGCTCATACAACAGTACAATATCAAGGATTTTATTTTGCTGGCTGGTTATGTGAACAAGGGTGAATCCGCCGAGCAGACATTGGTGCGCGAGGTTATGGAAGAAGTGGGCTTGCAAGTGGATGAGTATACATATATGCGCAGCGAGTATTTTGAACGAACCAATACGCTGATGCTGAATTTTGTATCCATTGTGAACGATGACAAGCTGGATGCTCTCAGTGCGGAGGTAGACCAAGCACGTTGGTTTACGCTGGAGGAAGCCAAGCAAGTCATTTTGAAAAACAGCTTGGCTGAATCCTTCCTGCTGACCATTATTCAAAAGATCGAGGCAGGGTTCATTTGA
- a CDS encoding TetR/AcrR family transcriptional regulator: MPKIIVTEERWIQKGIERFEQGGIEQLIIEKMAVSLGCSKSSFYWYFDNRNSYIRQIVETWKEQTTQEVIAASIIHATADERIRDLLTQMFGTTKRGDFLFYLRKLSLRDDMYRSILDEVEQVRMEFMKQLLIQKGMQPKKASQRSWMLYHYYLGWYERHKQETLSDEAIQQHVHMIWTEWTSI; the protein is encoded by the coding sequence ATGCCCAAAATCATTGTCACAGAAGAGCGATGGATTCAGAAAGGAATTGAACGGTTTGAACAGGGTGGAATCGAGCAGCTCATTATCGAAAAAATGGCTGTTTCTTTAGGATGCAGCAAGAGCAGTTTTTATTGGTATTTTGACAATCGCAACAGCTATATTAGACAGATTGTTGAGACGTGGAAGGAACAGACAACACAAGAGGTGATTGCGGCGTCCATCATCCATGCTACCGCAGATGAGCGGATCAGAGACTTGCTGACCCAGATGTTCGGGACGACGAAACGGGGAGACTTCCTGTTTTATCTACGGAAACTGTCTTTGAGGGATGACATGTATCGCTCCATTCTGGATGAAGTGGAACAGGTGAGAATGGAGTTTATGAAGCAGTTATTAATACAAAAGGGTATGCAGCCAAAGAAAGCCTCTCAGAGATCATGGATGTTGTACCATTATTACTTAGGGTGGTATGAGCGGCACAAACAAGAGACGTTAAGTGATGAAGCCATTCAGCAGCATGTTCACATGATTTGGACGGAGTGGACTTCAATTTAA
- the thrS gene encoding threonine--tRNA ligase, with product MSIQVKLPDGAVREYEQGVTIADVAGSISSGLKKNAVAGKVNGKAVDLNTVLEQNVDLEIITLDSTDGLEIYRHSTAHLLAQALKRIYGEKNVKLGIGPVIDSGFYYDIDIENPLSVDDLAKIEKEMTKIAQENLPITRRVVSREEATRIFGELEDPLKLELIRDLPEDAEITIYDQGEFFDLCRGPHLPSTGRIKAFKLLSVAGAYWRGDSNNKMLQRIYGTAFPKKAQLDEHLHLLEEAKKRDHRKLGKELELFMFSEEAPGMPFYLPKGMVVRTALEDYSREIQRLHGYEEVRTPLMMNNRLWEQSGHYEHYKENMYFSEVDETTFALKPMNCPGHMLVFKNELHSYRDLPIRISEFGQVHRHELSGALNGMMRVRTFCQDDAHIFVTPGQIEQEITDVIKLINEMYSVFGFDFTVELSTRPDDFMGEPALWDQAEQALQNVLDHLGINYRINAGDGAFYGPKIDFHILDALKRSWQCGTIQLDFQMPEKFDLTYVGEDNQKHRPVVIHRAIYGSIDRFMGILTEHFTGAFPLWLAPVHAKLLPVSENYIETANEIQDALLQAGLRVEVDTRNEKLGYKIREAQLEKVPYMFVIGENEKTTGTVAVRKRGEGDLGSFSIADIVEKISTEIREKQ from the coding sequence GTGAGTATTCAAGTAAAATTGCCAGATGGAGCCGTACGCGAGTACGAGCAGGGCGTAACCATCGCCGATGTAGCAGGTTCGATCAGCTCCGGGCTGAAAAAGAACGCAGTGGCAGGTAAAGTGAATGGGAAGGCTGTGGATCTGAACACCGTTTTGGAGCAAAACGTTGACCTTGAGATTATTACGCTGGACAGTACAGACGGTCTGGAAATTTATCGTCACAGCACAGCGCATTTGCTGGCACAAGCCCTCAAACGCATTTACGGTGAGAAGAACGTGAAGCTGGGGATTGGCCCGGTCATTGACAGTGGCTTCTACTACGACATAGATATCGAAAACCCGTTGTCCGTTGACGATCTGGCGAAGATCGAGAAGGAAATGACGAAGATTGCACAGGAAAATCTGCCGATTACACGACGTGTCGTTAGCCGTGAGGAAGCAACTCGTATTTTCGGAGAGCTGGAAGATCCGCTGAAGCTGGAGCTGATTCGTGATTTGCCAGAGGATGCGGAAATTACGATCTACGATCAAGGCGAATTTTTTGACCTGTGCCGTGGCCCGCATTTGCCATCTACTGGCCGCATCAAAGCTTTTAAACTGCTGAGTGTAGCGGGCGCATACTGGAGAGGCGATTCCAACAACAAGATGCTGCAACGTATCTACGGAACTGCATTCCCGAAAAAAGCACAGCTAGACGAGCATCTGCATTTGCTGGAGGAAGCGAAAAAACGCGACCATCGCAAGCTGGGTAAAGAGCTGGAGCTGTTCATGTTCTCCGAGGAAGCACCAGGTATGCCGTTCTATCTGCCTAAAGGTATGGTTGTCCGTACTGCACTGGAGGATTACTCCCGTGAAATTCAACGTCTGCATGGCTACGAAGAAGTACGCACACCGCTGATGATGAACAATCGTCTGTGGGAGCAATCGGGACACTATGAGCATTACAAGGAAAATATGTACTTCTCCGAAGTAGATGAAACTACATTTGCTCTGAAACCGATGAACTGCCCAGGGCATATGCTCGTGTTTAAAAACGAGCTTCATTCTTACCGCGATCTGCCGATTCGTATATCCGAATTTGGACAAGTGCACCGTCATGAGCTGTCCGGCGCGTTGAACGGGATGATGCGTGTTCGTACATTCTGTCAGGATGATGCGCATATTTTTGTAACACCAGGTCAGATTGAACAAGAGATTACCGACGTAATCAAGCTGATTAACGAAATGTATAGTGTGTTTGGCTTTGACTTTACAGTGGAGCTGTCCACACGTCCGGATGACTTTATGGGCGAGCCAGCGCTGTGGGATCAAGCGGAGCAAGCTCTGCAAAACGTGCTGGATCACTTGGGCATCAACTACCGTATCAATGCGGGGGATGGAGCGTTTTACGGTCCGAAAATCGACTTCCACATTCTCGATGCGCTCAAACGTAGCTGGCAGTGCGGAACGATCCAATTGGACTTCCAAATGCCTGAAAAATTCGACCTCACATATGTGGGCGAGGACAACCAGAAGCACCGTCCAGTTGTCATTCACCGTGCCATCTACGGATCTATCGACCGCTTTATGGGCATCCTGACTGAGCATTTTACAGGTGCATTCCCACTGTGGCTGGCTCCTGTTCATGCGAAGCTGCTGCCAGTATCCGAGAACTATATCGAGACTGCCAATGAGATACAGGATGCGCTGCTGCAAGCGGGTCTGCGTGTCGAAGTGGATACTCGCAATGAGAAGCTTGGTTATAAAATCCGTGAAGCGCAATTGGAGAAGGTTCCATATATGTTCGTTATCGGAGAAAATGAAAAAACAACCGGTACTGTAGCAGTGCGTAAACGAGGCGAAGGCGATTTGGGATCATTCAGCATTGCGGATATCGTTGAGAAAATCAGCACTGAAATTCGCGAGAAGCAATAA
- a CDS encoding GTP pyrophosphokinase — translation MNEPDWKHLNAVPLPLQEFQLQMEQNGVNAKQLEEWRKIPVLYQLALEELKNKIKLIQTEWKLLDGFSPIEHIKTRIKEPHSIVEKVRRKGYEVTLDNILREIHDIAGMRVVCAFVKDIYRLMDHLRTREDIRILEVKDYIAQPKPNGYQSLHVIVEVPLILFEGTRWIKVEIQLRTLAMDFWASMEHILYYKFDKKVPEHVVNGLSEAARATYELDQKMLKLRGEILSLSEEQEHEEAPEQPTAAESSSKALSLTTDHAKSRPQTC, via the coding sequence GTGAATGAACCGGATTGGAAGCACTTGAATGCTGTCCCTCTGCCCTTACAGGAATTTCAGCTACAAATGGAGCAGAACGGAGTTAACGCCAAGCAACTGGAGGAATGGAGAAAAATCCCGGTCCTTTATCAGTTGGCTCTGGAGGAATTAAAGAACAAAATCAAGCTGATTCAGACCGAATGGAAGCTGTTGGACGGCTTTAGCCCGATTGAGCATATCAAGACCCGAATCAAAGAGCCTCATAGCATTGTGGAAAAGGTTCGACGCAAAGGGTATGAGGTCACCTTGGACAATATACTGCGTGAAATTCATGACATCGCGGGAATGCGGGTCGTGTGTGCTTTTGTCAAAGATATTTACCGCCTGATGGATCACCTGCGCACACGGGAAGACATCCGTATTCTGGAGGTCAAGGACTATATTGCCCAACCCAAGCCCAACGGCTATCAGAGCCTTCATGTCATTGTAGAAGTTCCCCTGATTCTGTTTGAAGGTACGCGCTGGATCAAGGTTGAAATTCAGCTCCGCACACTGGCTATGGATTTCTGGGCCAGCATGGAGCATATTTTGTACTATAAGTTCGATAAGAAAGTGCCTGAGCATGTCGTTAACGGATTATCCGAGGCTGCACGTGCAACCTATGAGCTGGACCAGAAAATGTTGAAACTGCGCGGCGAGATCTTGTCACTCAGCGAGGAGCAAGAGCACGAAGAAGCCCCTGAGCAGCCAACTGCTGCGGAATCCTCTTCGAAGGCACTCTCCCTCACCACAGATCACGCCAAATCCCGGCCGCAGACCTGCTAG
- a CDS encoding glycosyltransferase, with amino-acid sequence MAIRYSVIIPTYNRAQQLLLTLASFETQTYSKQLFEVIVADDGSTDGTKEMVEGFKASYPLIYVSHPEQRGRSAVRNLGLRRAKGLYIIFCDADFLVLPDFIRIVSRYHRKYPKSVLSGIPHSWDDAFTHYYPDFSPEEKEHCRSTITQSGLWNPDFEAADEIVPIITPEDIVHQTGALSKVVSPSRVPPNTKKQFASTDVAPWMLLVTRCVVIKRSHLIRIRGFNERFVLYGLEDWDLGYRLHRLRVPFYCIKEVVGYHQEHPTYLRGNVLNTENLKIMFETYGFNDSSLNLFALIPPSEDFETYKNTLRVLHRGMRSKLTRSSALLLRRTLHIAAKQFYYQNHTHAYKKSLRWIKKKAENRKSQVAHVLREMLLKSEKLVE; translated from the coding sequence TTGGCTATCCGCTACAGCGTCATCATTCCAACCTATAATCGAGCTCAGCAGTTGTTGCTCACACTCGCTTCATTTGAAACACAAACCTATTCGAAGCAACTATTTGAAGTCATTGTGGCTGATGATGGTTCTACAGACGGAACGAAAGAAATGGTCGAAGGCTTCAAAGCATCCTATCCTCTTATCTATGTGTCCCATCCAGAACAACGCGGTCGATCTGCCGTTCGAAATTTGGGACTGCGCCGTGCCAAGGGGTTATACATCATTTTCTGCGACGCAGACTTTTTGGTGTTACCTGATTTTATTAGAATCGTGAGCCGTTATCACCGTAAATATCCCAAATCCGTGCTTTCAGGCATTCCTCACTCGTGGGACGATGCTTTTACCCATTATTACCCTGACTTTTCTCCTGAAGAAAAAGAGCATTGTCGGAGCACAATCACACAATCCGGCTTATGGAATCCCGACTTTGAAGCAGCGGATGAAATTGTCCCGATCATAACGCCAGAAGATATCGTTCATCAAACGGGTGCATTGTCCAAAGTGGTTAGCCCCTCAAGAGTTCCCCCCAATACCAAAAAGCAATTTGCCTCAACGGATGTTGCTCCCTGGATGTTACTGGTTACTCGTTGTGTAGTCATCAAACGCAGCCATTTGATTCGTATTAGAGGTTTTAATGAGCGGTTTGTGCTCTATGGACTCGAGGACTGGGACCTTGGCTATAGGCTGCATCGATTGAGGGTCCCATTTTATTGTATTAAAGAGGTTGTCGGATATCATCAGGAGCACCCAACCTACCTTAGAGGAAATGTTTTAAATACGGAAAATCTGAAAATCATGTTTGAAACCTACGGATTCAATGACTCCTCGTTAAATTTATTCGCCCTTATACCTCCATCCGAGGATTTTGAGACCTACAAAAATACGCTGCGGGTATTGCACAGGGGAATGCGCTCCAAGCTAACACGCTCATCCGCACTGTTATTAAGAAGAACACTACACATTGCAGCCAAGCAGTTCTATTATCAAAACCATACTCATGCATACAAAAAATCATTACGATGGATAAAAAAGAAAGCAGAGAACCGAAAAAGCCAAGTCGCTCATGTGTTACGAGAAATGCTGCTGAAGTCTGAAAAGCTGGTAGAGTAG
- a CDS encoding MFS transporter, with protein sequence MSSTATAAATYQENSEIQKKRWMILVVLNLFTFMSTLDGSIVNIALPVLSRTLNLPVAQIEWVTTAYLMAICTAILFFGKLGDIVGKIKIFKIGTIVFILGSLLCGLSHSLPMLLISRIIQALGASMTMANSQGIVTDIFPSTERGKALGLIGTFVSLGSIAGPSLGGIIVSSLGWQYIFWVNVPIGLVAVFLGWKLLPKDLIKVNDKIDVPGSLVFAVFILTLFAGLLLGQQVGYGDSRIIALLVIAVIAFAVFLRVEIRRPQPLLQLTLFKNPLFSLSILCAFLVFVANFCFNIISPFYAQNMLNLSPFYAGFLLMLFPISMVIVAPLSGALSDKIGSELLTFAGLVVMVVAQIGLARLHAGSPVPFVGLWIAMLGIGSGLFQSPNNSLIMSKVPRTQLGSAGSVNSLVRNVGMVVGITLATSILFYIMSKEAGYRVTGLIPGHPEIFLSGMHVVFMTSASICLVAALLTGWRLIGARRAKIQEEKK encoded by the coding sequence ATGAGTTCAACCGCTACAGCTGCCGCAACGTATCAGGAAAATAGCGAAATCCAGAAGAAACGTTGGATGATTTTGGTTGTATTGAATCTGTTTACATTTATGTCCACGCTGGATGGAAGCATCGTCAATATTGCTCTACCCGTGTTGTCCCGCACGCTAAATTTACCCGTAGCACAGATTGAATGGGTCACAACTGCCTATTTGATGGCTATATGTACAGCCATTTTATTTTTTGGCAAGCTTGGAGATATTGTCGGCAAAATTAAAATATTCAAGATCGGCACGATCGTGTTCATCCTTGGCTCACTGCTGTGCGGTCTCAGCCATTCGCTGCCCATGCTGCTGATCTCCCGAATCATTCAGGCGCTCGGAGCATCCATGACCATGGCCAACAGCCAGGGAATCGTCACGGATATCTTCCCTTCCACTGAACGAGGCAAGGCGCTCGGCCTAATCGGGACCTTCGTTTCCCTCGGCAGTATCGCGGGACCCAGCTTGGGTGGTATTATCGTCTCTTCGCTAGGCTGGCAATATATTTTCTGGGTCAATGTTCCGATTGGTCTGGTGGCCGTTTTTCTCGGCTGGAAACTGCTGCCAAAGGATCTGATCAAGGTGAACGACAAGATCGACGTTCCCGGCAGTCTGGTGTTTGCTGTTTTTATCCTCACTTTATTCGCCGGATTACTACTGGGACAACAGGTCGGATATGGAGACAGCCGTATCATTGCTTTGCTGGTAATTGCCGTGATTGCTTTTGCGGTATTCCTTCGGGTAGAAATTCGCCGTCCACAACCGTTGTTGCAGCTCACTTTATTCAAGAATCCGTTGTTCTCGCTCAGTATTTTGTGCGCTTTTCTCGTATTCGTCGCTAACTTCTGCTTTAATATCATTTCACCTTTCTATGCGCAGAATATGCTGAACTTGTCGCCTTTTTATGCCGGGTTCCTGCTCATGCTGTTTCCCATCTCCATGGTTATCGTTGCCCCTCTCAGCGGTGCGCTTTCAGATAAAATCGGGTCTGAACTGCTCACCTTCGCCGGACTGGTAGTCATGGTAGTCGCCCAGATTGGCTTGGCTCGTCTCCATGCAGGCAGTCCCGTTCCGTTCGTGGGTCTGTGGATCGCTATGTTGGGTATTGGCAGTGGTTTATTTCAATCGCCGAACAATTCGCTAATCATGTCCAAGGTGCCCCGTACGCAGCTCGGCTCAGCCGGGAGTGTCAATTCACTGGTCCGCAACGTCGGCATGGTGGTGGGGATTACCTTGGCTACGTCGATCCTGTTTTATATCATGAGCAAAGAGGCTGGTTATCGAGTCACCGGGTTGATTCCGGGTCACCCGGAAATTTTTCTGTCAGGAATGCATGTGGTCTTTATGACTTCCGCGTCCATTTGTCTGGTAGCGGCGCTGCTGACAGGCTGGCGGCTGATTGGAGCCAGACGGGCAAAAATACAGGAAGAAAAGAAATAG
- a CDS encoding MarR family winged helix-turn-helix transcriptional regulator translates to MRKKPIGKLISHLQRRNQKILSKKLAPYGIGSGGQHSFLKLILQRPGITQEQLTNELKFDKATTARSVRQLEESGYIERETDPNDRRSHLLFPTAKSLEFYPVLQGILDEFNADLVHNLSDEEEDLLIALLQKISIDPVE, encoded by the coding sequence ATGAGAAAAAAACCGATTGGAAAGTTGATTTCCCACCTACAGCGCCGAAATCAAAAAATATTGTCCAAAAAATTGGCTCCTTACGGAATCGGCAGTGGCGGTCAGCACAGCTTTTTAAAGCTTATTTTGCAGCGTCCAGGTATTACACAGGAACAGCTGACGAATGAACTCAAATTTGACAAGGCAACTACAGCACGTTCGGTGAGACAATTGGAGGAATCGGGCTACATTGAGCGAGAAACGGACCCGAATGATCGTCGCTCCCATCTTTTGTTCCCAACGGCCAAGTCATTAGAATTTTATCCTGTCCTGCAAGGAATCCTGGATGAGTTCAATGCTGATCTTGTCCATAATTTATCTGATGAGGAAGAAGACCTGCTTATCGCCCTGCTGCAAAAGATTAGTATAGACCCTGTTGAATAA
- a CDS encoding DUF350 domain-containing protein, with protein sequence MDSHISLGNALGNVGIGLLILFAILIVGYFVFSLLTRYNDNQEIARGNEAAGIYMGAKLLGLCIIVGMVSYSSHSWLDMLIWSAVGIVVLCLVYIIFDLVTPRTKVCEEIAKGNVALAQLLRSVIVGVSFVVGTFLM encoded by the coding sequence TTGGACTCACATATCAGCTTAGGCAACGCATTGGGCAATGTAGGCATCGGCCTGCTTATCCTGTTTGCCATCTTAATCGTAGGGTATTTTGTGTTCAGCTTGCTGACACGTTATAACGATAATCAAGAAATTGCACGCGGCAATGAGGCGGCAGGCATCTATATGGGCGCAAAACTGCTGGGTCTGTGTATTATTGTGGGGATGGTGTCGTACAGCAGTCATTCATGGCTCGATATGCTGATTTGGTCGGCTGTGGGCATTGTGGTGCTGTGCCTGGTGTATATTATTTTTGATCTGGTGACCCCGCGCACCAAAGTATGCGAGGAAATTGCCAAAGGCAATGTGGCTCTGGCGCAACTGCTGCGCTCGGTCATCGTCGGGGTATCTTTTGTGGTAGGTACATTTTTGATGTAG
- a CDS encoding S-ribosylhomocysteine lyase: MAKVESFQLDHTIVKAPYVRAAGVEHDEKGSTVQKYDLRFLQPNEDAIPTAAVHTLEHLLATYLRDEIKGIIDISPMGCRTGFYLILWNEHEPEEIAVALEKTLKKILETTEVPAVTPLECGNYKDHSLFSAQEYVKIVLEAGISRDPFKRVF; this comes from the coding sequence ATGGCAAAAGTAGAAAGCTTTCAATTAGATCACACGATTGTAAAAGCCCCTTATGTAAGAGCGGCCGGAGTAGAGCATGACGAAAAAGGAAGTACAGTCCAAAAGTATGACTTGAGATTTTTACAGCCGAATGAAGATGCAATTCCAACAGCCGCTGTACATACGCTGGAACACTTGTTGGCGACGTATTTAAGAGATGAAATTAAAGGGATTATCGATATTTCTCCGATGGGATGCAGAACCGGGTTCTATTTGATTCTTTGGAACGAACATGAGCCTGAAGAAATTGCAGTCGCTTTGGAAAAAACCTTGAAAAAGATTCTGGAAACGACGGAGGTTCCGGCAGTGACGCCTTTGGAATGCGGGAACTACAAGGACCACTCTCTTTTCTCGGCGCAGGAATATGTGAAAATTGTATTGGAAGCTGGTATTAGCAGAGATCCTTTCAAAAGAGTATTTTAA